In Panicum virgatum strain AP13 chromosome 4N, P.virgatum_v5, whole genome shotgun sequence, a single window of DNA contains:
- the LOC120669679 gene encoding uncharacterized protein LOC120669679 isoform X2 gives MENSGIQSQRSMSSISTVAQSSDQHAAGSSSNPNEFLNQGLMLWNQTREQWAGNKKRHSRSQQLRETKLSWNTTYESLLGSNKPFSQPIPLGEMVDLLVDAWEQEGLYD, from the exons ATGGAGAACAGCGGGATCCAGTCACAGAGGAGCATGTCTTCGATCAGCACAGTTGCACAGTCCAGCGATCAACATGCTGCAGGAAGTAGCAGCAATCCAAATGAGTTTTTAAATCAAG GTCTTATGCTCTGGAACCAGACCAGAGAACAGTGGGCTGGAAACAAAAAACGCCACTCACGGTCTCAACAACTCCGAGAAACAAAATTAAG TTGGAACACAACATATGAGTCTCTGCTAGGAAGCAATAAGCCATTCTCTCAACCAATACCACTTGGT GAAATGGTAGATTTGCTTGTGGACGCATGGGAGCAAGAAGGCCTATATGATTAG
- the LOC120669677 gene encoding AP-1 complex subunit sigma-1-like, giving the protein MINFVLLISRQGKVRLTKWYSPYTQKERTKVIRELSGLIITRGPKLCNFVEWRGYKVVYRRYASLYFCMCIDADDNELEVLEIIHHFVEILDRYFGSVCELDLIFNFHKAYYILDEILIAGELQESSKKNVARLIAAQDSLVEAAKEEASSISNIIAQVTK; this is encoded by the exons ATG ATTAATTTCGTGCTCCTGATCAGCCGCCAGGGCAAGGTGAGGCTCACCAAGTGGTATTCGCCTTACACCCAAAAGGAGAGGACCAAG GTCATTCGTGAGCTCAGTGGACTCATTATTACGCGAGGGCCCAAACTCTGCAACTTTGTCGAGTGGAGAGGTTACAAGGTCGTATACAGGAG GTATGCCAGTCTGTATTTCTGCATGTGCATTGATGCTGATGACAATGAGCTCGAAGTCCTCGAGATCATCCATCATTTCGTTGAGATACTGGACCGCTATTTTGGCAGT GTATGTGAACTGGATTTGATATTCAATTTTCACAAG GCCTACTACATACTGGATGAGATTCTTATCGCTGGCGAGCTTCAAGAATCTAGCAAGAAGAATGTTGCAAGGCTTATTGCTGCACAG GACTCATTAGTTGAGGCTGCGAAAGAGGAAGCCAGCTCCATAAGTAACATCATTGCTCAAGTTACAAAATAA
- the LOC120669678 gene encoding transcription factor GAMYB-like isoform X1 has product MTVVKVEQEPALELASEDRAEELSPPLSFGEYEDEDDEEDEETDSEGCGGGGGGPPPLKKGPWTPEEDKRLKDYVEAHGEGNWNQVQRNARLNRCGKSCRLRWANHLRPDLKKGPFDAEEVDKIIKFHIMWGNKWAKMASHLPGRTDNEIKNYWNTRLKKHQRAGLPIYPEYLLSRVPDQDMNCHTPDESRGKKRSNELPQEKVVGMDDLVGDFMVFQHLDYGKDPVVPINPLKRHASTGDLSCVQIPANTEKTFYSNDLNYVLTKSQSMPLGSAIANGYPIFDGNLSTSGTIHGSMKTELPSFQCSKYDFSNCWLLQCPSASIEQQIDTFIQSPEFMSSHNNGLLGTIINKGDVLDDPIKSERFFEMPIPLGCNIVSQSNDYPARHPSSSVNGDCEPDLCLLAEIQDSNSPSGGSDAIFTLGKSYPDANFSVAGMSGTSLEAGFLNDDSLLSKDQSYLYSSGSLFDEEPCEERKPLIDAGQWFDSAAWKSVPGAGNTPDFPGP; this is encoded by the exons ATGACGGTGGTGAAGGTTGAGCAGGAACCCGCGCTGGAGCTGGCGTCTGAGGACCGGGCGGAGGAGCtctcgccgccgctgtcgtTCGGCGAgtacgaggacgaggacgatgaggaggacgaggagaccGACAGcgaggggtgcggcggcggcggcggcggcccgccgccgctgaaGAAGGGGCCCTGGACGCCCGAGGAGGACAAGCGCCTCAAGGACTACGTCGAGGCGCACGGCGAAGGGAACTGGAACCAGGTGCAGCGGAATGCCAGGCTTAACCGCTGCGGCAAGAGCTGCCGCCTCCGCTGGGCCAACCACCTCAGGCCCGACCTCAAGAAGGGGCCTTTCGACGCCGAGGAGGTTGATAAAATCATCAAGTTCCACATCATGTGGGGGAACAAGTGGGCCAAGATGGCCTCCCAC TTACCAGGTCGCACAGATAATGAAATTAAAAATTACTGGAACACCAGATTGAAGAAGCATCAGAGAGCTGGTTTGCCTATCTATCCAGAATATTTGCTTTCTCGGGTTCCGGATCAAGACATGAACTGTCACACTCCTGATGAGTCACGTGGCAAGAAACGTTCAAATGAGTTACCGCAGGAAAAAGTTGTTGGTATGGATGATCTTGTGGGTGATTTTATGGTATTTCAGCACCTTGACTATGGTAAGGATCCAGTGGTTCCAATCAACCCTCTAAAGCGCCATGCGTCTACTGGTGATCTGTCGTGTGTGCAAATTCCTGCTAATACTGAGAAGACATTTTATTCCAATGATTTGAACTATGTTTTGACAAAGAGTCAGTCAATGCCTCTGGGTAGTGCTATTGCCAATGGCTATCCTATATTTGATGGCAATCTCTCTACTTCTGGTACCATACATGGGTCCATGAAGACAGAGCTCCCTTCATTCCAATGTTCCAAATATGACTTTAGTAATTGCTGGTTGCTTCAATGCCCCTCGGCATCTATTGAACAACAGATTGACACCTTTATTCAATCTCCAGAGTTCATGTCATCACATAACAATGGTCTGCTGGGCACAATCATTAACAAGGGTGATGTGCTAGATGACCCTATAAAGTCTGAAAGATTTTTTGAAATGCCCATCCCTCTTGGATGCAATATAGTTTCACAATCAAATGATTACCCTGCGAGGCATCCTTCCTCTTCAGTCAATGGTGATTGTGAACCTGACTTGTGTCTTCTCGCTgaaattcaagattcaaactcacCTTCAGGGG GTTCTGATGCTATTTTCACTCTCGGCAAAAGTTATCCAGATGCTAATTTTTCTGTTGCTGGGATGTCTGGTACATCACTAGAAGCAGGCTTCTTAAACGATGATTCACTACTCTCGAAGGACCAGTCCTATCTCTACTCGTCGGGTTCACTGTTTGATGAGGAGCCTTGTGAAGAGCGTAAGCCGTTAATTGATGCAGGCCAATGGTTTGATTCTGCTGCCTGGAAAAGCGTGCCAGGTGCTGGTAACACGCCTGACTTTCCAGGTCCTTGA
- the LOC120669678 gene encoding uncharacterized protein LOC120669678 isoform X3 — MNCHTPDESRGKKRSNELPQEKVVGMDDLVGDFMVFQHLDYGKDPVVPINPLKRHASTGDLSCVQIPANTEKTFYSNDLNYVLTKSQSMPLGSAIANGYPIFDGNLSTSGTIHGSMKTELPSFQCSKYDFSNCWLLQCPSASIEQQIDTFIQSPEFMSSHNNGLLGTIINKGDVLDDPIKSERFFEMPIPLGCNIVSQSNDYPARHPSSSVNGDCEPDLCLLAEIQDSNSPSGGSDAIFTLGKSYPDANFSVAGMSGTSLEAGFLNDDSLLSKDQSYLYSSGSLFDEEPCEERKPLIDAGQWFDSAAWKSVPGAGNTPDFPGP; from the exons ATGAACTGTCACACTCCTGATGAGTCACGTGGCAAGAAACGTTCAAATGAGTTACCGCAGGAAAAAGTTGTTGGTATGGATGATCTTGTGGGTGATTTTATGGTATTTCAGCACCTTGACTATGGTAAGGATCCAGTGGTTCCAATCAACCCTCTAAAGCGCCATGCGTCTACTGGTGATCTGTCGTGTGTGCAAATTCCTGCTAATACTGAGAAGACATTTTATTCCAATGATTTGAACTATGTTTTGACAAAGAGTCAGTCAATGCCTCTGGGTAGTGCTATTGCCAATGGCTATCCTATATTTGATGGCAATCTCTCTACTTCTGGTACCATACATGGGTCCATGAAGACAGAGCTCCCTTCATTCCAATGTTCCAAATATGACTTTAGTAATTGCTGGTTGCTTCAATGCCCCTCGGCATCTATTGAACAACAGATTGACACCTTTATTCAATCTCCAGAGTTCATGTCATCACATAACAATGGTCTGCTGGGCACAATCATTAACAAGGGTGATGTGCTAGATGACCCTATAAAGTCTGAAAGATTTTTTGAAATGCCCATCCCTCTTGGATGCAATATAGTTTCACAATCAAATGATTACCCTGCGAGGCATCCTTCCTCTTCAGTCAATGGTGATTGTGAACCTGACTTGTGTCTTCTCGCTgaaattcaagattcaaactcacCTTCAGGGG GTTCTGATGCTATTTTCACTCTCGGCAAAAGTTATCCAGATGCTAATTTTTCTGTTGCTGGGATGTCTGGTACATCACTAGAAGCAGGCTTCTTAAACGATGATTCACTACTCTCGAAGGACCAGTCCTATCTCTACTCGTCGGGTTCACTGTTTGATGAGGAGCCTTGTGAAGAGCGTAAGCCGTTAATTGATGCAGGCCAATGGTTTGATTCTGCTGCCTGGAAAAGCGTGCCAGGTGCTGGTAACACGCCTGACTTTCCAGGTCCTTGA
- the LOC120669679 gene encoding uncharacterized protein LOC120669679 isoform X1 — MPLSCRSLATWVRRLVACMGGCFGCCVKPTPITAVDEPSKRLRIQGRSVRKASLSEDFWSTSAHEMENSGIQSQRSMSSISTVAQSSDQHAAGSSSNPNEFLNQGLMLWNQTREQWAGNKKRHSRSQQLRETKLSWNTTYESLLGSNKPFSQPIPLGEMVDLLVDAWEQEGLYD, encoded by the exons ATGCCGCTGAGCTGCAGGTCCCTCGCCACCTGGGTGCGCCGCCTCGTCGCTTGCATGGG aggttgctttggttgcTGTGTTAAGCCAACTCCAATAACAGCCGTCGATGAGCCTTCCAAGCGCTTGAGGATCCAGGGGCGCTCGGTAAGGAAGGCTAGCTTGTCGGAGGACTTTTGGAGCACGAGCGCACATGAGATGGAGAACAGCGGGATCCAGTCACAGAGGAGCATGTCTTCGATCAGCACAGTTGCACAGTCCAGCGATCAACATGCTGCAGGAAGTAGCAGCAATCCAAATGAGTTTTTAAATCAAG GTCTTATGCTCTGGAACCAGACCAGAGAACAGTGGGCTGGAAACAAAAAACGCCACTCACGGTCTCAACAACTCCGAGAAACAAAATTAAG TTGGAACACAACATATGAGTCTCTGCTAGGAAGCAATAAGCCATTCTCTCAACCAATACCACTTGGT GAAATGGTAGATTTGCTTGTGGACGCATGGGAGCAAGAAGGCCTATATGATTAG
- the LOC120669678 gene encoding transcription factor MYB106-like isoform X2, producing MTVVKVEQEPALELASEDRAEELSPPLSFGEYEDEDDEEDEETDSEGCGGGGGGPPPLKKGPWTPEEDKRLKDYVEAHGEGNWNQVQRNARLNRCGKSCRLRWANHLRPDLKKGPFDAEEVDKIIKFHIMWGNKWAKMASHLPGRTDNEIKNYWNTRLKKHQRAGLPIYPEYLLSRVPDQDMNCHTPDESRGKKRSNELPQEKVVGMDDLVGDFMVFQHLDYEFMSSHNNGLLGTIINKGDVLDDPIKSERFFEMPIPLGCNIVSQSNDYPARHPSSSVNGDCEPDLCLLAEIQDSNSPSGGSDAIFTLGKSYPDANFSVAGMSGTSLEAGFLNDDSLLSKDQSYLYSSGSLFDEEPCEERKPLIDAGQWFDSAAWKSVPGAGNTPDFPGP from the exons ATGACGGTGGTGAAGGTTGAGCAGGAACCCGCGCTGGAGCTGGCGTCTGAGGACCGGGCGGAGGAGCtctcgccgccgctgtcgtTCGGCGAgtacgaggacgaggacgatgaggaggacgaggagaccGACAGcgaggggtgcggcggcggcggcggcggcccgccgccgctgaaGAAGGGGCCCTGGACGCCCGAGGAGGACAAGCGCCTCAAGGACTACGTCGAGGCGCACGGCGAAGGGAACTGGAACCAGGTGCAGCGGAATGCCAGGCTTAACCGCTGCGGCAAGAGCTGCCGCCTCCGCTGGGCCAACCACCTCAGGCCCGACCTCAAGAAGGGGCCTTTCGACGCCGAGGAGGTTGATAAAATCATCAAGTTCCACATCATGTGGGGGAACAAGTGGGCCAAGATGGCCTCCCAC TTACCAGGTCGCACAGATAATGAAATTAAAAATTACTGGAACACCAGATTGAAGAAGCATCAGAGAGCTGGTTTGCCTATCTATCCAGAATATTTGCTTTCTCGGGTTCCGGATCAAGACATGAACTGTCACACTCCTGATGAGTCACGTGGCAAGAAACGTTCAAATGAGTTACCGCAGGAAAAAGTTGTTGGTATGGATGATCTTGTGGGTGATTTTATGGTATTTCAGCACCTTGACTATG AGTTCATGTCATCACATAACAATGGTCTGCTGGGCACAATCATTAACAAGGGTGATGTGCTAGATGACCCTATAAAGTCTGAAAGATTTTTTGAAATGCCCATCCCTCTTGGATGCAATATAGTTTCACAATCAAATGATTACCCTGCGAGGCATCCTTCCTCTTCAGTCAATGGTGATTGTGAACCTGACTTGTGTCTTCTCGCTgaaattcaagattcaaactcacCTTCAGGGG GTTCTGATGCTATTTTCACTCTCGGCAAAAGTTATCCAGATGCTAATTTTTCTGTTGCTGGGATGTCTGGTACATCACTAGAAGCAGGCTTCTTAAACGATGATTCACTACTCTCGAAGGACCAGTCCTATCTCTACTCGTCGGGTTCACTGTTTGATGAGGAGCCTTGTGAAGAGCGTAAGCCGTTAATTGATGCAGGCCAATGGTTTGATTCTGCTGCCTGGAAAAGCGTGCCAGGTGCTGGTAACACGCCTGACTTTCCAGGTCCTTGA
- the LOC120669676 gene encoding uncharacterized protein LOC120669676 translates to MAPSSSSSSASSHAGLAIAATAMALSGTLVLFSLCRAKQPQLVPSSADADADADADADAAGAPPPRLRPCLSSSEKRKKRDKARRVGKKRVRFADDVVGTNGAVPRAPREAEPSCAAAAMPANREALYRGMLRGRSILRVACSY, encoded by the exons atggcgccgtcgtcgtcctcgtcctcggcgAGCTCCCACGCGGGCCTCGCCATCGCTGCCACCGCCATGGCGCTCTCCGGCACGCTCGTCCTCTTCTCCCTCTGCCGCGCCAAGCAGCCGCAGCTGGTCCCTTcctccgccgacgccgacgccgacgccgacgccgacgccgacgccgccggcgctccgccTCCTCGCCTCCGGCCGTGCCTCTCCTCGTCCG AGAAGcggaagaagcgggacaaggcgCGGCGCGTGGGCAAGAAGCGGGTGCGCTTCGCGGACGACGTCGTCGGCACTAATGGCGCCgtcccccgcgcgccgcgggAGGCCGAGCCGtcgtgcgccgcggcggccatgcCGGCGAACCGGGAGGCGCTGTACCGCGGCATGCTCCGCGGCCGCTCCATACTCAGGGTCGCCTGCTCCTactag